A genomic window from Gossypium hirsutum isolate 1008001.06 chromosome D12, Gossypium_hirsutum_v2.1, whole genome shotgun sequence includes:
- the LOC107931036 gene encoding uncharacterized protein, with protein sequence MASTISMPPTDPSSSSTEDPAAKAVNKRYEGLITVRTKATKGKGAWYWAHLEPILVRNPESSLPKAVKLKCSLCDAVFSASNPSRTAAEHLKRGTCPNFSSVLRPNPSLSPLPISSLASPSVSYHHNHRKRSPSAAVSLLRNQVSNNNSHDTNNNSNSNSLAIVESTRLLSYTSHTDNNNNNVGLTQHHLILSGGKEDLGALAMLEDSVKKLKSPKISPGPALSKGQIDSAFDLLADWFYESCGSVSFSSLEHPKFRAFLNQVGMPAISRRDLSGARLDNKFYEAKDESEARIRDAMFFQVASDGWKRKSCCCSSYTSSSGGGSNFGCVEENFVKFSVNLPNGSSLYQKAVFTGGPVSTKQAEEVLWETVMGISGNGVQKCVGIVSDHKAKALKNLEIQNHWMVNLSCQLQGFINLIKDFSKDLLLFRTVTENSLKLANFVNNNLQVRNSFRKYKMQELDCAGLIRVPFNECHCSSNIAHVFAMLEDILNCSQVLQMVVLDDSYKGICIEDPVAREVAGIVQNEGFWNDLGAVYALVKLIRGMAHEIEVERPLIGQCLPLWEELRVKVKEWCAKFNIAEAPVEKIVEKRFRKNYHPAWSAAFILDPLYLIRDTSGKYLPPFKCLTHEQEKDVDKLITRLVTKEEAHVALMELMKWRSEGLEPLYAQAVQVKQRDSVTGKLKIANPQSSRLVWETCLSEYKSLGKVAVRLIFLHATSCGFKRNWSLMKWICVHRHSRIGLERAQKMIFIAAHSKLGRRDFSNEEEKDADLFMIGGEDGILNGVFTDAP encoded by the coding sequence TTATGCGACGCCGTTTTCTCGGCCTCGAACCCGTCCAGGACCGCCGCCGAGCACTTGAAACGCGGCACTTGCCCCAACTTCAGCTCTGTTTTAAGACCCAATCCTTCGTTATCCCCCTTGCCTATCTCTTCATTAGCTTCACCTTCGGTTTCGTATCATCATAATCATCGTAAACGAAGTCCTTCAGCTGCTGTTTCTCTTTTACGAAACCAAGTAAGTAATAATAACAGTCATGATACcaataataatagcaatagtAACTCGTTGGCTATAGTTGAGTCTACTCGTTTACTGAGTTACACGAGTCATACtgataacaacaacaacaatgttGGGTTGACTCAACATCATTTGATTTTATCTGGTGGAAAAGAAGATTTAGGTGCTTTAGCAATGTTGGAAGATAGTGTTAAGAAGCTTAAGAGTCCTAAAATTTCCCCTGGTCCAGCTTTAAGTAAGGGTCAAATAGATTCTGCGTTTGATTTATTAGCTGATTGGTTCTACGAGTCTTGTGGGTCGGTTTCGTTTTCTAGCCTTGAACACCCAAAGTTTAGAGCTTTCCTTAACCAAGTTGGGATGCCGGCTATTTCGAGAAGGGACCTTTCCGGTGCTCGGCTCGATAATAAGTTTTACGAGGCCAAGGACGAATCCGAGGCTCGAATTAGGGATGCAATGTTCTTTCAAGTTGCTTCTGATGGATGGAAGAGGAAAAGTTGTTGTTGTAGTAGTTATACAAGTAGTAGTGGTGGTGGTAGTAACTTTGGATGTGTGGAGgagaattttgttaaatttagtgtTAATCTTCCGAATGGGAGTAGCTTGTACCAGAAGGCGGTCTTCACCGGTGGACCGGTGAGTACCAAGCAAGCTGAGGAGGTTTTGTGGGAGACGGTAATGGGGATATCGGGAAATGGTGTTCAGAAATGTGTAGGAATCGTTTCAGATCATAAGGCGAAGGCATTGAAGAATTTGGAGATTCAGAATCATTGGATGGTTAATCTTTCTTGTCAGCTTCAAGGTTtcattaatttgataaaggattTTAGCAAAGATCTCCTTCTTTTCAGGACCGTCACTGAGAATTCCTTAAAGCTAGCGAATTTTGTAAATAATAACTTGCAAGTTAGGAACAGCTTTCGAAAGTATAAGATGCAGGAGCTTGATTGTGCTGGGTTGATACGAGTTCCTTTCAACGAATGCCATTGCAGCAGTAACATTGCACATGTTTTTGCAATGTTGGAGGACATATTGAACTGTTCACAAGTGCTTCAGATGGTTGTATTGGACGATTCTTACAAGGGGATCTGTATTGAGGATCCAGTTGCGAGGGAAGTTGCCGGTATTGTCCAAAATGAAGGGTTTTGGAATGATTTAGGGGCTGTTTATGCACTGGTGAAGTTGATCAGAGGTATGGCTCATGAGATTGAGGTGGAGAGGCCGTTGATCGGGCAATGCCTCCCTCTTTGGGAGGAGTTGAGGGTCAAAGTGAAGGAATGGTGTGCCAAGTTCAACATTGCCGAAGCGCCTGTTGAGAAAATTGTTGAAAAGAGATTTAGAAAGAACTACCACCCCGCATGGTCAGCTGCATTTATACTCGATCCGCTTTACCTGATACGGGATACCAGCGGAAAATACCTTCCACCATTCAAGTGTTTGACTCACGAGCAAGAGAAAGATGTTGATAAACTCATAACTCGTTTGGTTACCAAGGAAGAAGCACATGTTGCACTGATGGAGCTCATGAAATGGAGATCAGAAGGGTTAGAACCACTCTATGCTCAAGCCGTTCAAGTTAAACAACGGGACTCTGTGACCGGAAAACTGAAGATCGCTAACCCCCAAAGCAGTAGGCTGGTATGGGAAACTTGTCTTAGCGAGTACAAATCATTGGGAAAGGTTGCAGTGAGGCTTATCTTCTTACATGCAACATCATGCGGGTTTAAACGTAACTGGTCTTTGATGAAGTGGATTTGTGTACACAGACACTCACGGATAGGCCTTGAAAGGGCTCAAAAAATGATATTCATTGCAGCTCATTCAAAGCTCGGCAGGAGGGATTTCTCCAACGAGGAAGAAAAAGACGCGGATCTATTTATGATCGGCGGTGAGGATGGCATCCTCAATGGAGTCTTTACAGATGCACCATAA